A window of the Brassica napus cultivar Da-Ae chromosome C5, Da-Ae, whole genome shotgun sequence genome harbors these coding sequences:
- the LOC106441652 gene encoding uncharacterized protein LOC106441652 encodes MVNDMKVCDLMTEPRKEWDVELIRNVFPVEIQEKIFAITPQGQFGDDTYTWDFFKTGHYTVKSGYWVQRNIINTSQQQQYVNQPSLDGLYQQIWKLNANPKIHHFLWKCVNNTLPAAANMKRPHISEDGSCIRCSMKGESVNHILFKCPYARLVWAVSPIRAPPNGEWSDSLYANLYRVMNQQDQPESSRADLVPWLLWRIWKNRNEFLFKGIDYSAPSTVDKALEDMEEWIGKNKKEHPEVKKATHNKTRARWKAPPTKWIKCSTDGAWHKDQQRSGVGWISRDEYGRMLWAGVRGFQRLGSRIEVVAEGVKWAIHSMRRLGYKQVIYEIDSLFLAKMINGHAEVWPKLQPIIQEINHTLSENPHYKVVFYSRDGNMAAYRIANEVFLYKIMSLSCILLCRIG; translated from the coding sequence ATGGTAAATGACATGAAGGTTTGTGATCTCATGACAGAACCAAGAAAAGAATGGGATGTGGAGCTCATAAGGAATGTCTTCCCCGTAGAGATACAAGAAAAAATCTTCGCCATCACCCCGCAAGGACAATTTGGAGATGATACCTACACATGGGACTTCTTCAAGACCGGCCACTACACAGTGAAATCAGGATACTGGGTTCAGAGAAACATCATCAATACAAGCCAGCAGCAACAGTATGTGAACCAGCCGAGTCTTGATGGACTGTATCAACAAATTTGGAAGCTCAACGCAAATCCAAAGATCCATCATTTTCTATGGAAATGTGTCAACAATACCCTCCCAGCTGCGGCAAATATGAAGAGACCCCATATCTCTGAAGATGGAAGCTGCATAAGATGCTCAATGAAGGGCGAGTCAGTGAACCACATTCTATTCAAGTGCCCGTACGCTAGGCTGGTTTGGGCAGTGTCACCAATTCGTGCTCCTCCAAATGGTGAATGGTCAGACTCTCTCTATGCAAATCTCTACCGAGTGATGAATCAGCAAGATCAACCAGAAAGCTCAAGAGCTGATCTGGTTCCATGGCTGCTATGGAGGATATGGAAAAACAGAAACGAGTTTCTTTTCAAAGGAATAGATTACTCAGCACCAAGTACGGTAGACAAAGCTCTGGAGGACATGGAGGAATGGATAGGCAAAAACAAGAAGGAACATCCAGAGGTTAAAAAAGCCACCCACAACAAGACCCGAGCCAGATGGAAAGCTCCTCCTACAAAATGGATCAAATGCAGTACTGATGGTGCTTGGCACAAGGATCAACAAAGAAGTGGAGTAGGTTGGATCAGCAGAGATGAATATGGAAGAATGCTGTGGGCTGGAGTGAGAGGTTTTCAGAGGCTAGGATCACGTATAGAAGTTGTGGCCGAAGGTGTAAAATGGGCGATTCATTCGATGCGACGTCTAGGCTATAAGCAGGTGATATATGAGATAGATTCACTCTTTCTCGCAAAGATGATCAACGGGCACGCAGAGGTATGGCCAAAGCTCCAACCGATTATACAAGAGATAAACCATACCCTCTCTGAAAACCCTCACTACAAGGTTGTTTTTTACTCGAGGGATGGTAATATGGCAGCATATAGGATAGCGAATGAGGTTTTTCTCTACAAAATCATGTCCCTAAGTTGTATTCTATTGTGCCGGATTGGTTGA
- the LOC106441653 gene encoding glycerol-3-phosphate acyltransferase, chloroplastic: MSELVQDKESVVAATTSSFSNTTPTELNHSRTFLDARTEEDLISGLRKEIEAGRLPPNVASGMEELYWNYKNAVLSSGASRAAHAVISNMSVAFDRMLLGVEHPFTFNPYHKAIREPFDYYQFVHTYIRPLIDFKNSYVGNVSLFSELEDKIRQGHNIVLISNHQSEADPAVISLLLEAQCPYIGENIKCVAGDRVITDPLCKPFSMGRNLICVYSKKHMNDDPELVDMKRKANTRSLKEMATLLRSGSQLIWIAPSGGRDRPDPSTGEWFPAPFDSSSVDNMRRLVEHSGAPGHIYPMSLLCYDIMPPPPKVEKEIGEKRLVGFHGTGLSIAPEISFSDVTADCNNPNEAKEAYSQAMYNSVNEQYKTLNSAINHGRGIEASTSTVSLSQPWN, from the exons ATGTCAGAGCTTGTTCAGGATAAGGAATCTGTCGTCGCGGCTACCACTTCTTCTTTCAGTAATACGACGCCGACGGAGCTCAACCATTCCCGTACCTTCTTGGATGCACGAACTGAAGAAG ATCTTATCTCTGGTTTAAGGAAGGAAATAGAAGCTGGAAGATTGCCTCCCAATGTTGCTTCAGGGATGGAAGAGTTATACTGGAACTACAAAAATGCT GTGTTAAGTAGTGGAGCTTCCAGGGCAGCTCACGCTGTTATATCCAACATGTCTGTTGCTTTTGATCGCATGCTTCTTGGTGTCGAG CATCCTTTTACTTTCAATCCTTATCATAAAGCTATCAGAGAACCATTTGACTACTACCAGTTTGTTCATACATACATCCGTCCCCTCATTGATTTCAA AAATTCTTACGTTGGAaatgtttctcttttctctGAGCTTGAAGACAAGATTCGGCAG GGACACAATATTGTGCTAATATCAAATCATCAAAGTGAAGCTGATCCAGCTGTCATTTCACTCTTACTTGAAGCACAATGTCCATACATAGGAGAGAACATC AAATGTGTGGCTGGTGATAGAGTCATCACTGATCCTCTATGTAAGCCGTTCAGTATGGGAAG GAATCTCATATGTGTTTACTCGAAAAAGCACATGAACGATGATCCTGAGCTTGTTGATATGAAAAGAAAAGCAAACACCCGAAGCTTAAAGGAGATGGCTACACTGCTAAG GTCTGGCTCTCAACTTATATGGATTGCACCAAGCGGTGGAAGGGACCGCCCGGATCCTTCTACAGGAGAATGGTTTCCT GCACCCTTTGATTCTTCGTCGGTGGATAACATGAGAAGACTGGTTGAACATTCTGGTGCTCCTGGACACATCTATCCAATGTCTTTGCTTTGCTATGACATCATGCCTCCTCCACCCAAA GTTGAGAAAGAAATTGGAGAGAAAAGATTAGTAGGGTTTCACGGTACCGGACTATCAATAGCTCCTGAGATCAGTTTCTCAGATGTCACGGCAGATTGCAACAACCCTAACGAG GCGAAAGAAGCATACAGCCAAGCTATGTACAACTCGGTCAATGAACAATACAAGACTCTAAACTCTGCAATCAATCACGGAAGAGGAATAGAAGCATCGACTTCCACGGTGTCCTTGTCACAGCCCTGGAATTAG
- the LOC106437489 gene encoding dolichyl-diphosphooligosaccharide--protein glycosyltransferase subunit DAD1, producing MVKSTSKDAQDLFRSLHSAYSATPTNLKIIDMYVVFAVFTALIQVAYMALVGSFPFNSFLSGVLSCVGTAVLAVCLRIQVNKENKEFKDLAPERAFADFVLCNLVLHLVIINFLG from the exons ATGGTGAAATCGACAAGTAAGGATGCTCAGGATCTATTCCGTTCTCTTCACTCCGCTTATTCTGCTACTCCAACTAATCTGAAG ATCATCGACATGTACGTTGTTTTCGCTGTCTTCACTGCTCTGATTCAG GTGGCTTACATGGCTTTGGTGGGATCATTTCCATTCAACTCATTCCTGTCTGGAGTACTCTCTTGTGTCGGGACGGCAGTTCTTGCTG TTTGCCTCCGTATTCAAGTGAACAAAGAAAACAAGGAATTCAAG GATTTGGCACCAGAACGAGCATTTGCAGATTTTGTACTCTGCAACTTGGTCCTCCACCTGGTCATCATCAACTTCCTCGGATAG
- the BNACNNG43860D gene encoding uncharacterized protein At1g32220, chloroplastic: MSSFLSFPAISPLPSAFSGASFRHRSLSPRLFKSSVKCSYAEATIDIVADVRSERVVVLGGNGFVGSAICKEAISSGIEVVSVSRSGRPSLQDSWLDQVTWVTGDVFYLNWDEVLLGATAVVSTIGGFGNEEQMKRINGEANVIAVNAAKDFGVPKFVLITVHDYNLPPFVLSSGYFTGKRCAEAELLSKYPNSGVVLRPGFIYGKRKVNGFEVPLDLVGEPLDKIYDAAERFIRPLRSLPASDLILAPPVKVDDLALAVINAIKDDDIFGIFTIEQIKEAAAKMRALSY; the protein is encoded by the exons ATGTCATCGTTTCTCAGTTTCCCGGCCATTTCACCTCTCCCATCTGCTTTCTCCGGCGCTTCATTTCGTCATCGCTCTTTGTCTCCCCG ATTGTTCAAGTCTTCTGTTAAGTGCAGCTATGCTGAAGCTACAATTGACATTGTGGCAGATGTCAGATCTGAAAGG GTTGTAGTTCTTGGAGGCAATGGTTTCGTTGGCTCAGCTATCTGCAAAGAAGCAATCTCCAGCGGAATCGAGGTTGTTAGTGTCAGcag GTCTGGTCGTCCTAGCTTGCAAGATTCATGGTTGGATCAGGTTACATGGGTTACTG GTGATGTTTTCTATTTGAATTGGGATGAAGTACTTCTCGGTGCCACTGCTGTAGTTTCGACCATTGGTGGTTTTGGAAATGAAGAACAGATGAAAAGAATCAATGGTGAAGCAAACGTTATCGCTGTGAATGCTGCTAAGGATTTCG GGGTTCCTAAGTTTGTCTTGATCACTGTTCATGACTACAATCTTCCACCATTTGTTCTATCCAGCGGTTACTTCACCGGAAAACGTTGCGCAGAGGCAGAACTCCTCTCCAAATATCCCAACTCCG GAGTTGTGCTGAGACCAGGTTTCATATATGGGAAACGAAAAGTGAACGGATTTGAGGTCCCGCTTGACCTGGTCGGGGAGCCACTAGACAAGATCTACGATGCTGCAGAGAGGTTCATTAGACCGTTGAGGTCTCTCCCTGCGTCTGATCTCATCTTGGCTCCACCGGTTAAAGTCGATGATCTAGCACTTGCTGTGATTAACGCCATTAAAGATGACGACATCTTTGGCATTTTCACTATTGAACAAATCAAAGAAGCAGCTGCAAAAATGAGAGCCTTGAGCTACTAA